One genomic window of Candidatus Aquicultor sp. includes the following:
- a CDS encoding lmo0937 family membrane protein, with protein MASFIWFLIAILVIFWVVGFALKIAGGLINLLLVVALILLIYNLLVNTRRRQREK; from the coding sequence GTGGCATCATTTATCTGGTTTCTTATAGCGATTCTCGTTATCTTCTGGGTGGTAGGCTTCGCCCTCAAAATCGCCGGCGGCCTTATTAACCTGCTTCTGGTAGTGGCGCTTATCTTGTTGATATATAACTTACTCGTGAATACGCGTCGAAGACAGCGCGAGAAGTAA